A genomic stretch from Canis lupus familiaris isolate Mischka breed German Shepherd chromosome 17, alternate assembly UU_Cfam_GSD_1.0, whole genome shotgun sequence includes:
- the SLC66A3 gene encoding solute carrier family 66 member 3 isoform X2, which translates to MREALLLFCNWSTLGVCAALKLPQISAVLAARSSRGISLPSLLLELAGFLVFLRYLCYYEYPLLTYLEYPILIAQDVLLLLCVFHFNGNVKGAAPYLALCVASWFVLSLQKWIIDLAMNLSTFISTASKFAQLQCLWKTQDSGAVSALTWSLASYTCAARIITTLMTTSDLTVLMRFVIMLALNLWVTATVLRYRTTVGKAE; encoded by the exons ATGCGGGAGGCGCTGCTGCTGTTCTGCAACTGGAGCACGCTGGGCGTGTGCGCCGCGCTCAAGCTGCCGCAGATCTCCGCGGTGCTGGCGGCGCGCAGCTCGCGGGGCATCAGCCTCCCGAGTTTACTTCTGGAGCTGGCGGG cttcCTGGTGTTTCTCCGGTACCTGTGCTACTATGAGTACCCGCTGCTCACCTACCTGGAGTACCCCATTCTCATCGCACAAG ACGTCCTCCTTCTGCTCTGTGTCTTCCACTTCAACGGGAACGTGAAAGGGGCAGCGCCCTACCTCGCCCT ATGTGTGGCCTCGTGGTTCGTCCTTTCCCTGCAGAAGTGGATCATAGACCTGGCCATG AATCTGAGTACTTTCATCAGCACGGCCAGCAAGTTCGCTCAGCTCCAGTGCCTGTGGAAGACCCAGGACTCGGGAGCCGTGAGCGCCCTGACCTGGAGTCTCGCGTCGTACACCTGTGCGG CAAGAATAATCACCACCTTAATGACCACCAGTGATCTAACAG TTCTTATGCGATTTGTGATCATGCTTGCTTTGAATCTGTGGGTAACAGCCACGGTACTTCGCTACAGGACGACAGTGGGAAAGGCTGAGTGA
- the SLC66A3 gene encoding solute carrier family 66 member 3 isoform X1 — protein sequence MREALLLFCNWSTLGVCAALKLPQISAVLAARSSRGISLPSLLLELAGFLVFLRYLCYYEYPLLTYLEYPILIAQDVLLLLCVFHFNGNVKGAAPYLALYMCGLVVRPFPAEVDHRPGHESEYFHQHGQQVRSAPVPVEDPGLGSRERPDLESRVVHLCGKNNHHLNDHQ from the exons ATGCGGGAGGCGCTGCTGCTGTTCTGCAACTGGAGCACGCTGGGCGTGTGCGCCGCGCTCAAGCTGCCGCAGATCTCCGCGGTGCTGGCGGCGCGCAGCTCGCGGGGCATCAGCCTCCCGAGTTTACTTCTGGAGCTGGCGGG cttcCTGGTGTTTCTCCGGTACCTGTGCTACTATGAGTACCCGCTGCTCACCTACCTGGAGTACCCCATTCTCATCGCACAAG ACGTCCTCCTTCTGCTCTGTGTCTTCCACTTCAACGGGAACGTGAAAGGGGCAGCGCCCTACCTCGCCCT GTATATGTGTGGCCTCGTGGTTCGTCCTTTCCCTGCAGAAGTGGATCATAGACCTGGCCATG AATCTGAGTACTTTCATCAGCACGGCCAGCAAGTTCGCTCAGCTCCAGTGCCTGTGGAAGACCCAGGACTCGGGAGCCGTGAGCGCCCTGACCTGGAGTCTCGCGTCGTACACCTGTGCGG CAAGAATAATCACCACCTTAATGACCACCAGTGA